A stretch of DNA from Gloeocapsopsis sp. IPPAS B-1203:
ACCAATCCAAACATCGTTACCAATCAAAATGCTACTTTGTGAAGTGCTACGCTGAGGTATTGTTGGAGGAACAGCAGCAAAAGAGTCTGCAAGCACAACTTCGCGAGAAATTAGCACGTAGTCACCAATCTTAACGTGTCCGTTTGTGGCAATGATAGGTCCTGCTAACGTGCAGTAATTGCCAATCTCAACTTCGCCTGACGGTCCAAGGTCGAAAAGTGTATCAATATAAATTCCTGTATTGTGTCCTACACGCAAACCACAAGCACGTTGACTACGGTAATGCAGAAATGCGTAAGTACTATACAACCAGCTTTGTTCGCCAAGGATGACGTTTGATGGTAGAGGTTGCGAAAACCAATCGTGTGGTAAGTAGGTAGGCATAATTATTTTGGGTAATCGGTAATGCGGAAAGCTGTTAGCGTTTAGCACTTAGCAAAGAAAAAAGCTAATAGCCAATCGCTAATTACTAATTGCTGTCCATGACCAATGACCAGTTACCAGTTACCAGTTACCAGCCTTATTTTGAATTCTTGCGGGATTGCCTGTGACGATCGCTTTTGCAGGAACATTTGTAGTGACGACGGAACCTGCACCAATTTGCGCACCCGCGCCGATATGAACTCCCTTAAGGATAATCGCGCCAATTCCGATTTGCACGTCATCTTCGACGATCACAGGTTGAGTGACTAACGACGGACGTGGTTTTTGATCGCCTGGAGGTGCGATCGCGATCGCATCTTGTCGTCTTAAGCCTGGTTCGCGGGGATGAAAGTCGCTATCGGCAATTGTTACGTTGTAGGAAATCGTGACGCGCTTACCAATAATAATGCTTTTGGCACACCAAAACATTGCACCCACAAGAATTGAGTCATCACCTACAACTACAGCACCTTCGGGTTCTACTGAGAAGACTGTCCAAGTATAAACATATACGCTATTCCCTAAGACTAACCCAGGATTACATTTGCTGCGGAAACGCCGAAAGCTGTCTTTACGCTCTAAGTAGCAATCTTTACCAATCCCCACGTTAGCAGGAAGTGAACCATAGTCCCAACTACCAATAAATTCATTAATATCCATTTACTCTAAATCCCGACATATTTTAGCAAAAGTGTAGAGGACAGAGGGTAGTAGGGTAGGCGGATAATAAAGAATAATAACAATTAAATCTCTCCCACACTCCTACACGCCCACTCTCCCACTCTTCCACTAGCCACCAGTCACTAGTCACTCTTCACCCACCCCCTCGCCGCTATAACAACCAATCTGCGCTAGCATTTCGCTTAAAACTTTTTGTGCATCAAAGCTATGTGCGAGTTTCCACGCAGCTTGTTGATGGTAGTCGTAGTTTTGTTCAATTGTGGCGATCGCCGCAACAGCCTCATCAAAATTACTAAACGAAAATAAACCGTGACCTGTGGGAATATAATCAGAAAAACCTGTTTCTTGGACAACCACAGGACGTTTAGCGGCAAGGTAACATACCGAACGACAGCTAAACCATCCGCAATGCGTTGCAACGTAGATATTCTTGGCAACGCTAAACTCGCCGCGCGATCGCTCGATATAATTGCGGTAAGTATTGGCAGATGCAGATGTCGCTTGGGCATCGACAACTGACCAACCTAGCTGTTGCCAGCGTTCTAATGGTGCGGAACCGTTAACATTGATTGTGACCTCAAACGCGGCGGATGAGTGTTTAGGAATTGCCTCGATTCTGCCAAACTCTAATTCTTTTGCACCATACGTGACACCATTATGGACGATCGGCTGCGGATAATTTCGCCAAGTCATTACCGTTGTCCACTGCGTAGCAGGTAATTGAGGTTTCCAGCAATCGAGAACTACCGGAGGGCGGGTGAAATGCCAGTTAATATCAAAGGTTGGCAACGGACAATCTGGTTGTCCAAGTCGTAGCGCATAAGTAAAAAAGTGGTCGTGCGATCGCCAACCCCAAGCTTGTTGTTCAACTGGTTTGCTATCCCATAAAGGAAAAATCGCAAAATGGTTCCAACCTGGATCGGTATCGATTAAGACTTTGTGCGGACAGCGTTGATATTCATCGCGTAGCAAGCTACCACCAGAGATATTAAGAAATAAACTTGCGTCGGCAGCAACATCAGCGAT
This window harbors:
- a CDS encoding acyltransferase; this translates as MDINEFIGSWDYGSLPANVGIGKDCYLERKDSFRRFRSKCNPGLVLGNSVYVYTWTVFSVEPEGAVVVGDDSILVGAMFWCAKSIIIGKRVTISYNVTIADSDFHPREPGLRRQDAIAIAPPGDQKPRPSLVTQPVIVEDDVQIGIGAIILKGVHIGAGAQIGAGSVVTTNVPAKAIVTGNPARIQNKAGNW
- a CDS encoding acyltransferase, producing the protein MPTYLPHDWFSQPLPSNVILGEQSWLYSTYAFLHYRSQRACGLRVGHNTGIYIDTLFDLGPSGEVEIGNYCTLAGPIIATNGHVKIGDYVLISREVVLADSFAAVPPTIPQRSTSQSSILIGNDVWIGTRAVILSGARLGDGAIVGAGAVVDFEIPEYAIAAGNPARIVGWAYPD